One window from the genome of Thermus sediminis encodes:
- the tdh gene encoding L-threonine 3-dehydrogenase, with protein MRALAKLAPEEGLTLVERPLPEPGPGEVLVRVEAVSICGTDLHIWRWDAWARGRVRPPLITGHEFSGVVEAVGPGVKRPRVGDPVSLESHVVCHTCPACRTGNHHVCLNTEILGVDRDGGFAEYVVVPAENAWVNPKDLPFEVAAILEPFGNAVHTVYAGSGVSGRSVLITGAGPIGLMAAMVARASGAGPILVSDPNPYRLAFARPYADRLVNPLEEDLPEVVREVTGSGVEVLLEFSGNESAIHQGLKSLIPGGEARVLGIPSDPIRFDLAGELVMRGVTAYGIAGRRLWQTWMQGTALVYSGRVDLGPLITHRLPLSRYREAFHLLASGQGVKVVLDPRA; from the coding sequence ATGCGCGCTTTGGCCAAGCTTGCCCCCGAGGAAGGCCTGACCCTGGTGGAGCGCCCCCTCCCCGAGCCCGGCCCCGGGGAGGTCCTGGTGCGGGTGGAGGCCGTGAGCATCTGCGGCACCGACCTGCACATCTGGCGTTGGGACGCCTGGGCCAGGGGCAGGGTCCGCCCGCCCCTCATCACCGGGCACGAGTTCAGCGGGGTGGTGGAGGCCGTGGGCCCTGGGGTGAAGCGGCCGAGGGTGGGGGACCCCGTGAGCCTGGAAAGCCACGTGGTCTGCCACACCTGCCCCGCCTGCCGCACGGGCAACCACCACGTCTGCCTGAACACGGAGATCCTGGGGGTGGACCGGGACGGGGGGTTTGCCGAGTACGTCGTGGTGCCCGCGGAGAACGCCTGGGTGAACCCCAAGGACCTCCCCTTTGAGGTGGCGGCCATCCTGGAGCCCTTTGGCAACGCGGTGCACACCGTCTACGCCGGAAGCGGGGTCTCGGGGCGGAGCGTCCTCATCACCGGGGCGGGGCCCATCGGCCTCATGGCGGCCATGGTGGCCCGCGCGAGCGGGGCCGGGCCCATCCTGGTCTCCGACCCCAACCCCTACCGCCTGGCCTTCGCCAGGCCCTACGCCGACCGCCTGGTGAACCCCCTGGAGGAGGACCTCCCGGAGGTGGTGAGGGAGGTCACGGGGAGTGGGGTGGAGGTCCTCCTGGAGTTTTCCGGGAACGAGAGCGCCATTCACCAGGGCCTGAAGAGCCTCATCCCCGGGGGGGAGGCGAGGGTCCTCGGCATTCCCTCGGACCCCATCCGCTTTGACCTGGCGGGGGAGCTGGTCATGCGGGGGGTCACCGCCTACGGCATCGCCGGGCGGAGGCTTTGGCAGACCTGGATGCAGGGCACGGCCCTGGTCTACTCGGGCCGGGTGGACCTAGGGCCCCTCATCACCCACCGCCTGCCCCTGAGCCGCTACCGGGAGGCCTTCCATCTCCTCGCCTCGGGGCAGGGGGTGAAGGTGGTCCTGGACCCCAGGGCCTGA
- a CDS encoding PQQ-dependent sugar dehydrogenase, producing the protein MDRRRFLGALVGLALARGQGPRVEEVVGGLEVPWALAFLPEGGILISERPGRIRLFRAGRLATYAELPVYARGESGLLGLALHPRFPQEPYLYAYRTVEEGGLRNQVVRLRHLGDRGVLEEVILDGIPARPHGLHSGGRIAFGPDGMLYVTTGEVYERELAQDLSSLGGKILRITPEGRPAPGNPFLGRQGARPEVYSYGHRNPQGLAWHPVTGELFISEHGPSGEQGFGHDEVNLIVPGGNYGWPRVVGRGNDPRYLDPLHLWPQGFPPGNLAFFRGGLYVAGLRGEALLRLELEGGRGNWRVSRVETALSGFGRLREARLGPDGALYVTTSNRDGRGRVRPGDDRVLRLV; encoded by the coding sequence GTGGACAGGAGACGGTTTCTTGGGGCCCTCGTGGGGCTCGCCTTGGCCCGGGGCCAAGGGCCAAGGGTGGAGGAGGTGGTGGGGGGCCTCGAGGTCCCCTGGGCCCTGGCCTTCCTGCCCGAGGGGGGGATCCTCATCTCGGAGAGGCCGGGGCGGATCAGGCTTTTCCGGGCGGGGCGGCTTGCCACGTACGCGGAGCTTCCCGTCTACGCCCGGGGGGAGTCGGGGCTTCTGGGCCTCGCCCTCCATCCCCGGTTTCCCCAGGAGCCCTACCTCTACGCCTACCGCACCGTGGAGGAGGGGGGCCTCAGGAACCAGGTGGTGCGCCTCCGCCACCTGGGGGACCGGGGGGTCCTGGAGGAGGTGATCCTGGACGGGATCCCCGCCAGGCCCCACGGCCTCCACTCGGGAGGGCGCATCGCCTTCGGCCCCGACGGGATGCTCTACGTGACCACGGGGGAGGTCTACGAGCGGGAGCTGGCCCAGGACCTCTCCTCCTTGGGGGGGAAGATCCTCCGCATCACCCCGGAGGGCAGGCCCGCCCCAGGAAACCCCTTCCTCGGCCGCCAGGGGGCACGGCCCGAGGTCTACTCCTACGGCCACCGCAACCCCCAGGGCCTGGCCTGGCACCCCGTGACGGGGGAGCTCTTCATAAGCGAGCACGGGCCCAGCGGGGAACAGGGTTTCGGCCACGACGAGGTGAACCTCATCGTCCCTGGGGGAAACTACGGCTGGCCCCGCGTGGTGGGCCGGGGGAACGACCCCCGGTACCTGGATCCTCTCCACCTCTGGCCCCAGGGCTTTCCCCCGGGCAACCTGGCCTTCTTCCGGGGCGGCCTCTACGTGGCGGGGCTGAGGGGGGAGGCCCTCCTGCGCCTGGAGCTGGAGGGGGGCCGGGGCAACTGGCGGGTTTCCCGGGTGGAGACCGCCCTCTCCGGTTTTGGCCGCCTCCGCGAGGCGAGGCTGGGGCCGGACGGGGCCCTTTACGTGACCACCTCCAACCGGGACGGGCGGGGAAGGGTGCGGCCCGGGGACGACAGGGTGCTCCGCCTGGTTTAA
- the mtnA gene encoding S-methyl-5-thioribose-1-phosphate isomerase, whose protein sequence is MERLLPFRFDEGEGVFWLLDQRRLPQEEAFLPVRTAGEMAKAIREMVVRGAPAIGVSAAFGMVLAHLRGEEPEEADRLLRGSRPTAVNLFHALDRMRPYWGDLEGSLREARALWREVEETERAISLHGARVLRGQVLTHCNTGPLATGGYGTALGAILEAHRQGRVRHVWVGETRPYLQGARLTAFELQRAGVPATLITDSMAGFLMGRGQVEAVIVGVDRMALNGDFANKIGTYALAVLAHHHGIPFYAALPLSSVDPRLETGEGIPVEERPGEEVTHLRGLPVAPPGFPAYHPAFDLTPHRFLTGIITEKGVLYPPFDEALRDALGPS, encoded by the coding sequence GTGGAGCGGCTTCTGCCCTTCCGCTTTGACGAGGGGGAGGGGGTCTTCTGGCTCCTGGACCAGAGGCGCCTCCCCCAGGAGGAGGCCTTCCTCCCCGTGCGCACCGCCGGGGAGATGGCCAAGGCCATCCGGGAGATGGTGGTGCGGGGGGCGCCGGCCATCGGGGTTTCCGCCGCCTTCGGCATGGTCCTGGCCCACCTAAGGGGGGAGGAACCGGAGGAGGCGGACCGCCTCCTAAGGGGAAGCCGGCCCACGGCGGTGAACCTCTTCCACGCCCTGGACCGGATGCGCCCCTACTGGGGAGACCTGGAGGGGAGCCTCCGGGAGGCCAGGGCCCTCTGGCGGGAGGTGGAGGAGACGGAAAGGGCGATTAGCCTCCACGGGGCGAGGGTCCTCAGGGGCCAGGTCCTCACCCACTGCAACACCGGCCCCCTGGCCACCGGGGGGTACGGCACGGCCCTCGGGGCCATCCTCGAGGCCCACCGCCAGGGGCGGGTCCGCCACGTGTGGGTGGGCGAGACCCGGCCCTACCTGCAAGGGGCCAGGCTCACCGCCTTTGAACTCCAAAGGGCGGGCGTTCCCGCCACCCTCATTACCGATAGCATGGCGGGCTTCCTCATGGGAAGGGGCCAAGTGGAGGCGGTCATCGTGGGCGTGGACCGCATGGCCCTAAACGGGGACTTCGCCAACAAGATCGGCACCTACGCCCTGGCCGTTCTCGCCCACCACCACGGCATCCCCTTCTACGCCGCCTTGCCCCTTTCCTCCGTGGACCCCAGGCTGGAGACGGGTGAGGGCATCCCCGTAGAGGAGCGCCCAGGAGAGGAGGTTACCCACCTCCGGGGCCTTCCCGTAGCCCCTCCCGGTTTTCCCGCCTACCACCCCGCCTTTGACCTGACCCCCCACCGCTTTCTCACGGGAATCATTACGGAGAAGGGGGTCCTCTACCCCCCCTTTGACGAGGCCCTCAGGGATGCTCTGGGGCCTTCTTGA
- a CDS encoding ComF family protein codes for MLWGLLEELLGHACPGCGGRLDVLLLCASCRAELRAFARGETVYLGPYGRWGGVVRALKYGRRFGLAPLLARPLAEGVLAQGWALGGVAAVPTLLPRLLLRGYNPPELLAREVARLLGLPYRRVLRRVRYAPGQPLRGRGRGRLPGDLFAPLGRVEGAWLLVDDVLTSGATFLRAKEALLRAGASRVHGAFIAVKDPGALGPYR; via the coding sequence ATGCTCTGGGGCCTTCTTGAGGAGCTCCTGGGCCACGCCTGCCCGGGGTGCGGGGGGAGGCTAGATGTCCTCCTCCTTTGCGCCTCCTGCCGCGCCGAGCTCCGGGCCTTTGCCCGGGGGGAGACGGTCTACCTGGGGCCCTACGGCCGCTGGGGCGGCGTGGTGCGGGCCCTGAAGTACGGGAGGCGCTTCGGCCTCGCCCCCCTCCTGGCCCGCCCCCTGGCGGAGGGGGTCCTGGCCCAGGGGTGGGCCCTGGGCGGGGTGGCGGCGGTCCCCACCCTCCTCCCCCGCCTCCTCCTCCGGGGGTACAACCCTCCGGAGCTCCTGGCCCGGGAGGTGGCCCGCCTCCTGGGCCTTCCCTACCGGCGGGTCCTGAGGCGGGTGCGCTACGCCCCAGGCCAGCCCCTCCGGGGCCGGGGAAGGGGGCGGCTTCCCGGGGACCTCTTCGCCCCCCTGGGGAGGGTGGAGGGGGCCTGGCTCCTGGTGGACGATGTCCTCACCAGCGGGGCCACCTTCCTTAGGGCCAAGGAGGCTCTCCTCCGGGCCGGGGCCTCGAGGGTCCATGGGGCCTTCATCGCCGTTAAGGACCCAGGGGCTTTGGGGCCTTACCGCTAG
- a CDS encoding AfsR/SARP family transcriptional regulator, translated as MVPRWQSPVYLERERLLSLLPEEPGFAVLLEAPAGFGKSVLAGQLAARLDLRTLWASAKLGEPRGLLAKALALPERAPWGVVVEALKEEPTLVVLEDLEGDEDLSPLLRTLPALLVLASRTPLPYPELPKLLAEGRLVRLGPEELAFTLEEARALFGERPGAEAAHRATGGWPLPLFLAALTGKPPEAKALIQGLRESLSPEAFREGLLLAALPYLPREAATPATEELFAKGLLRGLPQGYALHPLLQEVARGSLGSEVQRAVQEAEGRLPPELLAQAYHASGLHERLLSLLERPIQLNLLPEALTAWRDLLERGGPRARLRLGEALLQCGKREGLALLKPLAESQDPGVALTASGHLAYYLADPLLGQDLGRARAHLEKGMGLLDQVPPELAGRFLNDAARVPWEEGKLEEALGMLEEALRRLPLESPFRIAPLTNLALLRFELQGDLMGWIQAIEEAIPLSLRYTPVNHAGHLRDLGRLHLLLGERARAEAYLKEAQEAKGHPLASLEAGMLLAHLRGDEEGVKALVARAKLWENPYLVGRGLALLALLRGDARVLEGAEGLFPALARAELQKDPGLLPPYPREREERLYWHAARYRILRGREDLEAILGLTQEGPRLLAGLIPLGLLPRDRPELARAYPLEEVLRSGWKEAVALRLSEVPPLKAEVLGQFRVLGPLGKVALSGKAREVFALLLLGVPREEIAFLLWPEVPEGAALNNLSVWLSRLRKALEPWGVPTYLREEGLCRVESDLQALEAALEEKDAQRALALYQEPLFPSLDLPLLDRKREELYHRVRALFLEAGEARYLERLLELDPLDEEALLPLVNGCLFRGQRARALKLLRAYERRLWEELGERPSGEVAVLLRRLQV; from the coding sequence GTGGTCCCCCGCTGGCAAAGCCCGGTCTACCTGGAGAGGGAAAGGCTGCTTTCCCTCCTGCCGGAAGAGCCCGGGTTCGCGGTCCTCCTCGAGGCCCCCGCGGGCTTCGGCAAGAGCGTCCTGGCGGGGCAGCTGGCCGCTAGGCTGGACCTCAGGACCCTCTGGGCTAGCGCCAAACTGGGAGAGCCTAGAGGCCTCCTGGCCAAGGCTCTGGCCCTTCCCGAGAGGGCTCCTTGGGGGGTGGTGGTGGAGGCCCTCAAGGAGGAGCCTACCCTGGTGGTTTTGGAGGACCTGGAGGGGGATGAGGACCTGAGCCCCCTCCTCCGCACCCTCCCCGCCCTCCTGGTCCTGGCGAGCCGCACCCCCCTCCCCTACCCCGAGCTCCCCAAGCTCCTCGCCGAGGGCAGGCTGGTCCGCCTGGGCCCAGAGGAACTGGCCTTCACCCTGGAGGAGGCCAGGGCCCTCTTCGGGGAAAGGCCCGGGGCCGAGGCGGCCCACAGGGCCACCGGGGGCTGGCCCCTCCCCCTCTTCCTCGCCGCCCTCACCGGAAAGCCCCCCGAGGCGAAGGCCCTCATCCAGGGGCTAAGGGAGAGCCTAAGCCCCGAGGCGTTTCGGGAGGGCCTCCTCCTCGCCGCCCTACCCTACCTGCCCAGGGAGGCCGCCACCCCTGCCACGGAGGAACTCTTCGCCAAGGGCCTTCTCCGCGGCCTGCCCCAGGGCTACGCCCTCCACCCCCTCCTCCAGGAGGTGGCCCGGGGGAGCCTGGGGTCCGAGGTGCAAAGGGCCGTGCAGGAGGCGGAGGGCCGGCTTCCCCCAGAGCTCCTCGCCCAGGCCTACCACGCCTCGGGGCTCCACGAGAGGCTCCTAAGCCTTTTGGAAAGGCCCATCCAGCTCAACCTCCTCCCCGAGGCCCTCACCGCCTGGAGGGACCTCCTGGAACGGGGGGGCCCCCGAGCCCGGCTCCGCCTGGGGGAGGCCCTCCTCCAGTGCGGGAAACGGGAAGGCCTCGCCCTCTTAAAACCCCTGGCGGAATCCCAAGACCCCGGGGTCGCCCTCACCGCCTCCGGCCACCTGGCCTACTACCTGGCCGACCCCCTCCTGGGCCAGGACCTGGGGAGGGCCCGGGCCCACCTGGAGAAGGGGATGGGGCTTTTGGATCAGGTTCCCCCGGAGCTTGCCGGCCGCTTCCTCAACGACGCCGCCCGCGTCCCCTGGGAGGAGGGGAAGCTGGAAGAGGCCCTTGGGATGCTGGAGGAGGCCCTGAGGCGCCTACCCCTGGAAAGCCCCTTCCGCATCGCCCCCCTCACCAACCTGGCCCTCCTCCGCTTTGAGCTTCAGGGGGACCTCATGGGCTGGATCCAGGCCATAGAGGAGGCCATCCCCCTGAGCCTCCGCTATACCCCCGTCAACCACGCGGGCCACCTCCGCGACCTGGGGCGGCTCCACCTCCTCCTGGGGGAAAGGGCCCGGGCCGAGGCCTATCTGAAGGAGGCCCAGGAGGCCAAGGGCCACCCCCTGGCTAGCCTCGAGGCGGGGATGCTCCTCGCCCACCTAAGGGGGGATGAGGAGGGGGTAAAGGCCCTGGTGGCCCGGGCGAAGCTTTGGGAAAACCCCTACCTCGTGGGCCGGGGGCTAGCCCTCTTGGCCCTGCTTAGGGGCGACGCCCGCGTACTGGAAGGCGCGGAGGGCCTCTTCCCCGCTCTGGCCCGGGCGGAGCTCCAAAAGGACCCCGGCCTGCTTCCCCCCTACCCCAGGGAGCGGGAGGAAAGGCTCTACTGGCACGCCGCCCGCTACCGGATTCTTAGGGGAAGGGAAGACTTGGAGGCCATCCTCGGCCTCACCCAAGAGGGCCCCCGCCTCCTTGCGGGCCTCATCCCCTTGGGCCTCCTCCCCAGGGACCGCCCCGAGCTGGCCCGGGCCTACCCTCTGGAAGAGGTCCTTAGGAGCGGCTGGAAGGAGGCGGTGGCCCTGCGCCTTTCTGAGGTGCCCCCCCTAAAGGCTGAGGTCCTGGGCCAATTCCGGGTGCTGGGCCCCTTGGGGAAGGTGGCCCTTTCGGGCAAGGCGCGCGAGGTCTTCGCCCTCCTCCTCCTAGGGGTCCCCCGGGAAGAGATCGCCTTCCTCCTCTGGCCCGAGGTGCCCGAAGGGGCGGCCCTGAACAACCTCTCCGTTTGGCTCTCCCGCCTGCGCAAGGCCCTGGAGCCCTGGGGGGTCCCCACCTACCTGAGGGAGGAGGGCCTTTGCCGGGTGGAAAGCGATCTCCAGGCCCTGGAGGCCGCCCTGGAGGAGAAGGACGCCCAAAGGGCCCTCGCCCTCTACCAGGAGCCCCTCTTCCCCAGCCTGGACCTCCCCCTTCTGGACCGGAAGCGGGAGGAGCTTTACCACCGGGTGCGGGCCCTTTTCCTGGAAGCGGGCGAGGCCCGGTACCTGGAGCGCCTTCTAGAGCTAGACCCCCTGGACGAGGAGGCCCTCCTCCCCCTGGTGAACGGGTGCCTGTTTCGGGGCCAGCGGGCCCGCGCCCTGAAGCTTCTTAGGGCCTATGAGCGCCGGCTTTGGGAGGAGCTAGGGGAGAGGCCTTCGGGGGAGGTGGCGGTCCTCCTCCGCCGCCTTCAGGTCTAG
- a CDS encoding DUF4258 domain-containing protein, which yields MRKLRRLSDLLPLIREGRYRLGPHAVKHMLQEGFTELDVLKALEWGRELAIYPKEGRMLVLGYMVFPPRLRLPLHVVLDYTPPRQVDIVTAFIPKEPYRVYSRARLAALLRHDRALEEVRWTGPLSLYPAWE from the coding sequence ATGAGGAAGCTACGCCGCCTCTCCGACCTCCTTCCCCTCATCAGGGAAGGCCGCTACCGCCTGGGGCCCCACGCCGTCAAGCACATGCTCCAGGAGGGGTTCACCGAGCTAGACGTCCTTAAGGCCCTGGAGTGGGGGCGGGAACTTGCCATCTACCCGAAGGAAGGGCGGATGCTGGTCCTGGGGTACATGGTCTTCCCCCCCAGGCTCAGGCTCCCCCTCCACGTGGTCCTGGACTACACCCCGCCGCGGCAGGTGGACATCGTCACCGCCTTCATCCCCAAGGAGCCCTACAGGGTCTACTCCCGGGCCCGCCTGGCCGCCCTTCTCCGCCACGACCGGGCCCTCGAGGAGGTGCGCTGGACGGGCCCCTTGAGCCTCTACCCTGCCTGGGAGTAG
- a CDS encoding zinc uptake transcriptional regulator has product MERSTRQRRAIRETFLETNRPLSPQEVLDLARRRVPSLGLATVYRTLKGLVEEGFLTPVALPGEPLRYERAGQAHHHHFLCRTCGQVYELWGCNLAVEGTLPPGFQAEAHEVTVYGRCPGCYSQAG; this is encoded by the coding sequence ATGGAGCGCTCCACGAGGCAGCGGCGGGCCATACGGGAAACCTTCCTGGAAACCAATCGGCCCCTTTCGCCCCAGGAGGTGCTGGACCTGGCCCGAAGGAGGGTGCCCTCCCTGGGCCTGGCCACGGTCTACCGTACCCTGAAGGGCCTCGTGGAAGAAGGGTTTCTCACCCCCGTGGCCCTTCCCGGGGAACCCCTTAGGTACGAGCGGGCGGGGCAGGCCCACCACCACCACTTCCTCTGCCGCACCTGCGGCCAGGTCTACGAGCTTTGGGGCTGCAACTTGGCGGTGGAGGGCACCCTGCCTCCAGGTTTCCAAGCGGAGGCCCACGAGGTGACGGTCTACGGCCGCTGCCCGGGGTGCTACTCCCAGGCAGGGTAG
- a CDS encoding YibE/F family protein → MRVFFPLFLWLLPALAQEGYVTGRILALEWERGVAQVMVQGELREAILPTDQEDYRPGMRVVLYQEGGRLYVTEPDRMPWLLGLFFLFALFAILLGQGKGLRGLLGTLFSLLVVVYFIVPQVASGGNPLLHALLGSLGVLLLTIYLVHGVNRKTTAALLGTLLSVVFVLLLSLFFVQVMGFTGLASDEAFLLRQWGGVDLLSLFLAGVVVGALGALTDVTVTQAAVVQALAHANPRFGLKELYHRGMEVGYDHIGSLVNTLVLAYAAGSLPLFLLLTKDPTPLRFLLNTEPFAAEIVAMVLGSLGLLLAVPLTTLVAAWAFRGGRGGPPDHHHPH, encoded by the coding sequence ATGCGGGTGTTCTTCCCCCTGTTCCTTTGGCTCCTTCCCGCCTTGGCCCAGGAGGGGTACGTGACGGGGCGCATCCTCGCCCTAGAGTGGGAGAGGGGGGTGGCCCAGGTCATGGTCCAAGGTGAGCTGCGGGAGGCCATCCTGCCCACGGACCAGGAGGATTACCGGCCGGGCATGCGGGTCGTCCTCTACCAGGAGGGGGGACGGCTTTACGTGACCGAACCCGACCGGATGCCCTGGCTTCTGGGGCTCTTTTTCCTCTTCGCCCTCTTCGCCATCCTGTTGGGCCAGGGCAAGGGTCTGCGGGGGCTTCTCGGCACCCTTTTTAGCCTCCTCGTCGTGGTCTACTTCATCGTGCCCCAGGTGGCCTCCGGGGGGAACCCCCTCCTCCACGCCCTCTTGGGGAGCCTGGGGGTGCTCCTCCTCACCATCTACCTGGTGCACGGGGTCAACCGCAAGACCACTGCCGCCCTCCTGGGCACCCTGCTTTCCGTGGTGTTCGTCCTTCTCCTGAGCCTCTTCTTCGTCCAGGTCATGGGCTTCACCGGCCTGGCCTCGGACGAGGCCTTCCTCCTCAGGCAGTGGGGCGGGGTGGACCTGCTCTCCCTCTTCCTGGCGGGGGTGGTGGTGGGGGCCCTGGGAGCCCTCACCGACGTGACCGTGACCCAGGCGGCCGTGGTCCAGGCCCTGGCCCACGCCAACCCCCGCTTCGGCCTAAAGGAGCTCTACCACAGGGGCATGGAGGTGGGCTACGACCACATCGGCAGCCTGGTGAACACCCTGGTCCTGGCCTACGCCGCGGGCTCCTTGCCCCTCTTCCTCCTCCTCACCAAAGACCCCACCCCCTTGCGCTTCCTCCTCAACACCGAGCCCTTCGCCGCCGAGATCGTCGCCATGGTCTTGGGTTCCTTGGGGCTCCTCCTGGCCGTTCCCCTCACCACCTTGGTGGCCGCCTGGGCCTTTCGCGGGGGCAGGGGCGGGCCTCCGGACCACCACCACCCCCACTAG
- a CDS encoding metallophosphoesterase family protein, translating to MRLLHTADWHLGKVLKGVDRTPEIGEALKALLEIVKGERVDLVLVSGDLFDRPQVSAEAEAYAVEFFLRLRELGVPALVIAGNHDPKERLEALSPLFALAGAEVRGRLLFREEGGVVEVGGLRAALLPFVSERALVKRLFQEAEDRHRTYAEAMRRVLANLESPLMLAHIALEGVRPGGGEFYFHLSGSYAVPPSALPLSARYLALGHVHRQQQASEAPLAWYPGSLVQLDFGEGEEAERGALLVELPPAGPPRVHPIRERWGKPLKTFRLRPEELDGRLWEMERFPGYLRLVVEGRLSPREKERFYQALPHLLAIEGRGEGLEPAGGQGPELGFAEAYARYLEERGRKEEALLARFAQVLEEVELEALEAGA from the coding sequence GTGCGCCTATTGCACACCGCGGACTGGCATTTGGGAAAGGTGTTGAAGGGCGTGGACCGGACCCCGGAGATCGGGGAGGCCCTAAAAGCCCTCCTGGAGATCGTCAAGGGGGAGCGGGTGGACCTGGTCCTGGTCTCGGGGGACCTCTTTGACCGCCCCCAGGTTTCCGCCGAGGCCGAGGCCTACGCCGTGGAGTTTTTCCTCCGCCTTCGGGAGCTCGGGGTCCCCGCCCTGGTCATCGCCGGGAACCACGACCCCAAGGAGCGCCTGGAGGCCCTCTCCCCCCTCTTCGCCCTGGCGGGGGCCGAGGTGCGGGGGAGGCTCCTCTTCCGGGAGGAAGGGGGCGTGGTGGAGGTGGGGGGGCTCAGGGCGGCCCTCCTCCCCTTCGTGTCCGAGAGGGCCCTGGTGAAGCGGCTTTTTCAGGAGGCGGAGGACCGCCACCGCACCTACGCCGAGGCCATGCGCCGGGTCCTGGCCAACCTGGAAAGCCCCTTGATGCTGGCTCACATCGCCCTCGAGGGGGTGAGGCCCGGGGGCGGGGAGTTCTACTTTCACCTCTCGGGAAGCTACGCCGTGCCCCCTTCGGCCCTGCCCCTCTCCGCCCGGTACCTGGCCTTGGGCCACGTCCACCGCCAGCAGCAGGCCTCCGAGGCCCCCCTGGCCTGGTACCCGGGGAGCCTCGTCCAGCTGGACTTCGGGGAGGGGGAGGAGGCGGAGCGGGGGGCCCTTCTCGTGGAGCTTCCCCCCGCGGGGCCCCCCAGGGTCCACCCCATCCGGGAGCGCTGGGGCAAGCCCCTAAAGACCTTTCGCCTGAGGCCCGAGGAGCTGGACGGGAGGCTTTGGGAGATGGAGCGCTTCCCCGGCTACCTGCGCCTGGTGGTGGAGGGGAGGCTTTCCCCTAGGGAGAAGGAGCGCTTCTACCAGGCCCTGCCCCACCTCTTGGCCATAGAGGGCAGGGGGGAGGGCCTAGAGCCCGCGGGTGGGCAGGGGCCGGAGCTCGGCTTTGCGGAGGCCTACGCCCGGTACCTGGAGGAGCGGGGCAGGAAGGAGGAGGCCCTCCTCGCCCGCTTCGCCCAGGTGCTGGAGGAGGTGGAGCTTGAGGCCCTTGAGGCTGGAGCTTGA